ATACAATTGTGAAACTTTTTTTGAGGTCGCGGCCAAGGCTGGCCTACCGGTGACCGCCGTACGTTGGCCGGTCACCTATCCGCCGGCCTTTGCCGGGGTGACGACCCTGGCCGGCCTGGGTGCGCCCGACGTCAAGGGCCGTCTTGGCAACTACGTCCAATACGCCGAGGACGCAGGGGCAACCGGGGGAGGGCGTGGCAAGTTCGTGCCGGTGCGCTTTACCGACGGCTTCGCCGTGGTGTCCGTGGAAGGTCCCATGACTCCGGTGACGGGCCGGAAGACGCCGGCCGTTGTGCCCCTGGAATTGACCCGGACAGAGGGACGGTTGTCTTATGTCGTATGCGGCCAGTCAGGCAGTCTCGAACCCGGCGGCTGGTCGCCGTATCTGACGCTTGATTTCAACGTCGGCCAGGGCCGGCAGGTGCGGGGACTGACCCGGCTGTGGCTGGGAAGGCTCAGCCCGCTTGAACTCTACCTCGGCCCGGTGCAGGTCGATCCCACGAGGCCCGATCTGCCTATTGCCGCGCCGGCCGGGTACGCAGCCGAACTGGCCGGTGCCCTCGGCGGACCGTTTTCCACCCTGGGAATGCCTGAAGAAACCAAAGGACTGACCGACGGAGTCATGACCGACGAGGCCTTTTTGGCCTTGTGCGACGAGGTGACGCGCGAGCGCGAGGCCATGCTGGATTTTGAGCTGGGCCGGTTCCGGGCAGGGCTGCTGTCCGTGGTGTTCGACACATCCGACCGCATCCAGCACTGTTTCTGGCGGCTGGCCGACCCCAGCCATCCGCTTTACGACGCAGCCGAGGCTGCCCGTCTGGGGCCGGTCATCGATGAGCACATGGTCCGCATGGATGCGATGGTCGGCCGGGCCATGGCCGCCGCCGGCGACGATACGGCCCTTTTTGTCTGCTCGGACCACGGCTTTTGCTCCTATACCCGGTCCTTGAATCTCAATGCCTGGCTGGTTCGGGAAGGCTACATGAAGCTTACGCCCCACGATCCGGCGGATAGCGGCGAACTCTTTCGCCACGTGGACTGGACAGCTACCCGGGCCTTTGCCCTGGGGTTTGGTTCGGTCTGTCTCAATATTGCCGGCCGGGAGCAACAGGGCGTGGTGCCGCCCGACGAGGCCGACGCCCTGGCCAGGGAGATTGCCAGCGGTCTTGAAGCCCTCACGGATGCCGGCGATTCGCCAGTGGCTGCTGTCCACCACAAGGCCGCCCTCTACCATGGGCCGCTGGCCGGGCAGGCTCCGGATCTGGTGGTTGGCTGTCGTCCGCCCTACCGTGTGGCCTGGACGTCGGCCATTGGCGGCGCCGGGGGAGAGGTTTTTAGCGACAATCGCCAGAAATGGTCGGGGGATCACTGCGTGGACGCCTCGTTTGTTCCGGGTTCGCTTTTTTCCAACCTGCCTCTGGCTGCAGCCGACGGCGTAGCCCAGACCCGACTGGCGGCCACGGTCTGTCGGACGCTTGGGCTGGTGCCGGCAGCGCATATGGAGCCTGACTTGTTTCAATAAGCGGGCCATGCCCTTGACGCAGCCCAGGGTCAGGCTTATTGTTTCATAAACTAACTAATCGCGGGAAGGGTACAGCCATGGCCGATCCCCTCGACACCTGCGCTCGTGAATTGCTCGACGTCATGCCGCTGGTCATGCAGGATTTACGGCGCACCATGCGCAGCCAAAGCGCACCCGATCTTCGCGTGCCGGAACTGCGCAGTCTGGCGTTTTTGCGCTGCAATCCCGGTTCCAATCTCACGGATTTAGCCGAGTATATCGGCGTTTCCCTACCCTCCATGTCCAAACTGGTCGACACGTTGACCGCTCGCGGCTTTATCGTGCGCACTCCGGATGCCCAGGATCGACGACGGGTGCGCCTGGACCTCACCGAAACGGGGCTGGGCATTTTGGCCAAGGCCCGGGAAGCGGTCAAAGCTTCCTTCGCCGCCAAACTGGCCAAGCTTGCGCCACAGGACGTGGAACGGGTCACGGCCAGCATGAACCTGCTGCACGCTCTGTTTGCCATTACCCCGGAGACCGGCCCGGCAAGCGGTTAACCACACGGTTGCTGGAACAAATCAACCATACAGCCGCGGCAGCCCATCGGGCTGCCGCCGGTTTACAGTAATGCCCATCTTATCGAATCCGCCCGGCAGTCTGCTTCTACGGTCTTTTCGCCATCGCAACTTCCGGCTTTTTTTCACCGGCCAGTTTATCTCCCTGACCGGCACCTGGATGCAGTCAGTGGCCGTGTCCTGGCTGGTCTACCGCTTGACCGGATCGAGCATGGCCCTGGGACTCGTAGGATTTGCCAGCCATATCCCGGTGTTTTTGTTCGGACTCTTCGGCGGCTGTCTGGCTGATCGCGGCAACAAACGGGCTATTCTCATCGCGGCCCAGGCTGCGGCCATGCTGCAAGCCCTGACCCTGGCCGCCCTGACCCTGTCTGGAACCGCCAATGTCTGGCTGGTCGTCTCCCTGGCCACATTCCTGGGTCTGGTCAATGCTGTGGATATGCCCACCCGCCAGGCTTTTGTGGTGGATATGGTGGGGCGCGAGGACCTGCACAACGCCATTGCGCTTAATTCCTCCATGTTCAACAGCGCCCGGGTGGTTGGCCCGGCCCTGGCCGGCGTGCTGGTGGCCGCCATTGGCGAGGGCTGGTGCTTTCTGGTCAATGGACTCAGTTATCTGGCCGTCATCGCCGCCTTGGCCGCCATGCGCCTGCCGCCTTCCCAACCCTCCTGCGGCTCCGGCTCGGTTTCGGGCCATGTCGGCCAGGGGTTGGCCTATGCCTGGGACGACCGGCCGATACGCTCGATCCTGGCAAGCCTTGTCGTCACGAGTCTTTTTGCCTCGTCCTACATGGTGTTGTTGCCGGTGGTCGTCAACACGGTCCTTGGCCATGGGGCCCAGGCTCTGGGATTTCTCATGGCCGCAACAGGCGTTGGCAGTGTGCTGGCCGCCCTGTTGCTTGCCCTGCGCCAGAAGAGTCGAGGCCTTTCCCGATGGCGGATCGTTTCCGGCCTGGGCGTGGGGCTGGTCATGCTGGCGTTTGCCTTCTCCCGGACATTTTGGCTCTCGGCGTTTCTGTCGATGATCCTGGGATTCTGTCTGATCTTTTTCTTCGCCGCCTCCAATACGATGCTGCAACTGCGAAGTCCGGACGCCATGCGGGGTCGCATCATGGCCCTGTATTCCGTCACCCTGGTCGGCATGGCCCCCTTCGGGTCGTTGCTGGCCGGGGCGGCGGCCAGTCTTCTGGACGCGCCGACCACCATCGCCCTGGCCGGCGGCCTGTGCGTGGCCGGGGTGGCCCTGTCCACGGTTCTGGACCGGAAGCCGGGGCAGGAGCAGTCGGCCTCAAGGCCCTGTTGACAATTACGGGAGACTGCGGCCAGACAATGGCTGGCCCGCACAGCCGCTTGAGTGCGGCAAAGGAGATGGACAATGCAGACGCGGACACTGGGCAACACCGGCCTTGCCACCTCGGCCATCGGCTTTGGCGGCATCCCCATCATTCGTCTGGGGCGCGACGAGGCAGCCGCCTTGCTGCGCCATGCCGTGGATCGGGGCATCACCTTTTTTGATACGGCCAACCGGTACATGGACAGTGAAGAGAAGATGGGGCTGGCCTTTGCCGGCATCCGCGACAAGGTGGTCATTGCCACCAAGACCGGGATGCGCGGAGCCAAAGAGGCCATGGAAGAGCTGGAACTGAGCCTGACGCGCCTTCAAACCGACTATATCGACCTGTACCAGCCGCATCAGGTCTCCAACCCCGAGGAATTTGCCGCCTTGATGGGTCCGGGCGGGGCCATGGACGCCCTGCGAAAGGCCCAGGAGCAGGGGAAAATCCGCCATATCGGCATCACCTCCCACAGTTTGGAGATGGCCCGCAAGCTCGTGGCCACGGGACTTTTTGCCACCATCCAGTTTCCCTATAACATCGTTGAGACCGAAGCGGCCGCCGAACTGTTCCCCGAGGCTCTGGCCCAGGGCATGGGCATTCTGGTCATGAAACCCTTTGCCGGCGGAATGCTCGATGACGGCGATCTGGCCCTGCGCTTTTTGCGTCGGCAGTCCGACCTGCTGGTGTTGGCCGGCTGTGACACGGCAGAGCAGGTGGATCAGGCCGTGGATGTCTTTTCCGGCGAGGCTGTCTGGACCGAGGCCGACGAGGCCAAGACCGAGGCTTATCGCCAGGAATTGGGGTCGCGGTTTTGCCGGCGTTGTGAATACTGCCAGCCCTGTCCCCAGGGCGTGCGTATCACCTACGCCATGATGTATCGGGTGGTGGCCAAGCGGATGTCGCCGGCCAAGGCCGTGAATTTTGCCGGCGCGACCATGGAGACGGTGCGCGAGTGCGTCGACTGCGGCGAATGCGCCACGCGCTGCCCCTACAATCTGCCCATTCCGGAAATGCTGCAGGAGTATCTGGCCCTGTACGACAGCCACCGGCAGGAAGCCCAGTGACGCCGGCCGGGCCGGCCCTGGCCGAACGATTCTGGCAGGCCGGGGCGGTCACCGTCTCGGCCGGACCCATCACGCTCAAATCCGGGCGGGTCAGCCATGTCTATGTCTCGCTGCGCCATTTCGTGTGCAACCCGGGCAATCTGAAGGCGCTTGGCGATGTGTTCGGAACATGGCTGGGCGAACGGCGACTGGTCCTTGGCAGCGTGTCGAGCCTGCTCTCGCCGGTCCTTTGCGGGGCCTTTGCAGCTCGATTCGGCCTGCCGCTGGCCCTTTTTCGACCGGACGCTTCGGAGAAAGGGTTGGCCGGGCAGGTGTTTGGCGGCGAGGCCGGGCGGCCGGTCGTGCTGCTCGACGATGTGCTCACTTCCGGCGGCACGGCCCTGGCTGCGGCCAAGGCCTTTGCCGGCCAGGGGCTGGGCGAGGTCTCGCTCTATGTCTTTGTGGACAAGCGGCCAACCGGAGTGCGGGCGGAGTTTACCCTGCCTGTGGCCGCGCTGCTGACGCTTACGGAACTGCTCGGACACGGCTTGGCCGCAGGCCATATCGCTGGTCCGGCCGTGGCTTGGGCCGAGGAGGAACTGGCGTTTCTGGAAGGCTCCCGCCGCACCACCTAAAAGCAGCAACTATTTGCAATAATAGGTTGTTATTTGGCTGTTAAGCCGGATGGAATTTCAACCGCAGTGGTCCCGGACGATTGTTTGCGCAGCGTCAGGCAAGAAAACGGGTGGACCGGATTGCCCCGGTCCACCCGTCCCTTAAGCAGCGGACGCGAGTTTCTGACTAATCATCGCAGCGAGCTTCGTTGTCGGCCGACCGATCAGCCTGCTCAACTGGCGGCTGTCATCGAAGAGGCCGCCTTTTGACGCGCCGACATCCGATTCGGCCAACAGGGTCGCCAAACCTTCCGGCAAGCCGGCGTCAATCAAAGCCCCCCTGAACTCGCCTCCAGGCAGATTCCGATAAACCACGGCCTTGCCCGATTGCCGGGCAATGGCCTGAGCGAGTTCGTCCAGTGAGTAGGACTCGTCGCCCGCCAGTTCATAGATGCGGCCAACCTGGTTGTCCCGTGTCAGCGCCACAGCGGCAGCCTCGGCATAATCAGCGCGCGCCGCCGACGCGATTCTTCCTTCGCCGGCGCTGCCCAGCAGGACGCCGTATTGGAGTGCAGCCGGGATGCCGGCTAAATAATTTTCGGTATACCAGCTGTTGCGTAAAATCACCGCCGGCAGACCGGAAGCGCGGATCAGGCTTTCCGTTTCCTTGTGCTCGGCGGCCAGAGGCAACGGGGACGTATCGGCGTGCAGGATACTCGTGTACGCCAGCAGACCGACACCGGCCGCCTTGGCCGCAGTAATGACCGCGCGGTGCTGTGGCGTCCGGCGGCCGACCTCGCTGGAGGAAATCAGCAGCAGTTTGTCGGCACCTTTGAAAGCGGCAGCCAGGCTCTCAGGCTGGTCGTAATCAGCCTGACGAACCTGGACACCGCGAGCCAGGAACTCGTCAACACGCCTGGGATTGCGGACGGCAGCGACGATCTCTTCGGTAGGCGCCTTTTGCAGTAAGGCTTCGATGACAAGGCGGCCAAGCTGGCCTGAGGCTCCGGTCACAACAATCATGATGAAACTCCTTTCTTTTGATTGGGAGAATCAGCAGAATAGCGACGAAGCAAACTTTTAGTAAGTACGCACAAAAAGGTAAGTGCAAATGCGTGATGATCGCCAATTTCCCGGCTTCGCCAAACTGATGCAGCGCGGCCAGATATTTTCCGAAAAATGCCCGTCCCGGGCTGTGCTCAAACACGTCACCAGTCGCTGGGGCGTCCTGCTGCTCGTGGCCCTGCTTGGCGGAACCCTTCGCTTCAGCGACTTGCGCCGCAAGGTCAACGGCATAAGCGAAAAAATGCTGGCGCAGACGCTGCAATGGCTAGAAGGCGACGGTTTCGTTGAGCGAATCTCCTATCCGGTTGTGCCTCCCCACGTCGAATACCGACTGACGCCGCTCGGCGAGGAAATCGGCCGCAAAGTGGAAGCCTTGGCCGACTGGATTGAGGTCAGGATGCCGGAGATCTTGGCAGCGCAGCAGAAAAATAGATCAGGAAAATCGGAAAAATAAAAAAAAGCGCGAGTTGCCTCGCGCTTTCAAGGGAAGCCGGACACCCGGCTCCAACCGTTACCGCTGCTTCCTTTCGGACCTGACGGGGTTGGCGGCGAAACCGCCATCCGACTTCCCCAAAATTCGTGGCGGAGAGGGAGGGATTTGAACCCTCGGTACCCGTTAAGGTACATACGATTTCCAATCGTACTCCTTCGGCCGCTCGGACACCTCTCCGCGAAGCACTGCTATCTAGCCAAGACCCTTGACCTTGGCAAGCAAAAAATGCTCGTTAGGCCAACTTTTTTCCGGTCAGCACTTCGTAGGCCGTCAGGTACTTTTCCTGGGTCCGGGCCATGACGTCCTCGGGCAGGCGCGGCGCCGGCGGCTGTTTGTTAAAACCGACGGAGGTCAGCCAGTCGCGCAGATACTGCTTGTCGTAGCTCGGCTGGGACTTGCCGGCAACGTAGCCTTCGGCCGGCCAGAAACGCGAGGAATCCGGGGTGAGCACCTCGTCGATCAGGATCAGTTCGTCGCCAAGCAGGCCGAACTCGAACTTGGTGTCGGCGATGATGATGCCGCGCTCCCGGGCAAAATCCCGGGCCTTGGCGTACATGGCCAGACTGACGGCCTCGACCTTGTCAAAAAGCGCGGTCCCAAGGAGTGTTCTGGCCGCGTCCCGGGTGATGTTCTCGTCATGGGACCCGAGTTCGGCCTTGGTCGACGGCGTGAAGATGGGTTCAGGCAGGATTTGTGATTCCACCAGCCCGGCCGGCAGGGCGTGGCCGCAGACTTTGCCCGTAGCCTGGTAGTCCTTGAGGCCCGAGCCGGTGATAAAGCCGCGCACGATGCATTCAATGGGCAGCGGCTTGGCTTTTTTGGCCACCACCGCCCTCCCGGCCAGATCCTCGGCGTAGGGGGCCAGGGGAGCCGGGAATGCGGCCGTGGTCGTGGCCAGCAGATGGTTCGGGATCAGGTCCTTGAACATATCCATCCAAAAAAGGGTGATCTGGTTGAGGATCACGCCCTTCAGCGGGATGGGATCGGGCATGATGACGTCGTAGGCCGAAATGCGGTCGGTGGTGACAATAAGCAGGCTCTCCGGGGACAGCTCGTAGATGTCCCGGACCTTGCCGCGGGAGAGCAGGGGATAGGCCTTGATGTCGGTTTCAATGACGGCGTGCATGATGACTTCCTCACTTAGGCTTTGAAGCGGCATTCCACGCTGCGGGCGTGGGCTTCGAGATTTTCCAGCCTCGCCAGTCGGGCGATCTTGGCCCCATGGGCGGCGACATAGCCCGGAGCAGCGGCAATAAGGCTTGTTTTCTTGGTAAAGGTCGCAACCGACAGGGCTGAGGAGAACCGGGCCGTGCCCATGGTCGGGAGCACATGGTTGGGACCGGCGAAATAGTCGCCCACCGGTTCCGGGCAATGATGGCCCATGAAGACCGCTCCGGCATGGCGCACCTTGCCCACAAAGGCCCAGGGATCGGCCACGCACAGCTCGAAGTGTTCCGGTGCTATGGCGTTAATAAGGTCCATGCCGACGGCCATATCCGGCACGGCAACCAACGCGCCGTAGTGGCGAAGGGATGTCGCAGCGATGTCGTTTCGCGGCAGATCGGCCAGTTGGCGGGTGAGCGCCGCGCACACGGCGTCAAGCAGGGTCGTGTCGTCACTGACGCACACGGCCGCTGCCATGGGGTCATGCTCGGCCTGGGAGAGCATGTCCGCGGCCAGCCAGTCCGGGTTGGCCGTTGTATCGGCCAGGATGGCGATCTCACTCGGGCCGGCGATCATATCAATGCCGATGCGGCCGATTAAAAGCCGCTTGGCCGTGGTGACGTAGATGTTGCCCGGTCCGACCACCACATCCACCGGGGCAATGGAGGCGGTCCCGTAGGCCAGGGCGGCAATAGCCCAGGCGCTGCCCACCCGGTAGAGTTCGGTGACGCCGCACACGGCGGCGGCAGCCAGAATATAGGGATTGAGCGTTCCGTCGGCCCGAGGCGGGGAGACGACCACGATACGCGGTACGCCGGCCACCTGGGCCGGAAGGACATTCATCAGCAGGCTGGAAATAAGGGGGGTTTCGCCGCCGCGCCCGCCCGGGACGTAGCAGCCGGCTGCATCCACCGGAGTGACGATCTGGCCAAGCATGGTGCCGTCGGCCGAGGGTACCCACCAGGACTGCTCTTTCTGGCGCTCATGGAAGGACCGGATATTGGCGGCAGCTTCCTCGATGATAGCCAGATCAGCGGCCGGTATGGCCCCGCGGCCGGCCTGGATGTCGGCTTCGGTCACGCGCAGACAGTCGGCCGCAAAGCCTTTGCAGTCAAAATCGCGGGTCAGTTCCACCAGAGCGGCATCGCCGCGGGCGGCCACGTCGGCCAGGATGCGCTCGACTTTCTGAGCGGCGTCGCCGGCGGCTTCTTCGCGTGTGGCGAGCAGGGAGCGAAGCGGCCCGAAGTCGCCAGGACCCGTAACGGTAAAACGAGGGCAGGGCATGGGAGTATCCTTGGACTTGGCATTGATTGAAGGTGACGGGTGCAGCAACCCAATTTAGGCCCAAGCGCGGCAAATGTCGAGACACGTCCCGGCCGGGGGAACGCGAGAGGAGAAGGCAGAAGAGGCCTCCGGCGGCCGGGGGCCTGAGGCCCCCGGACCCCCCAACGGGAAGAGTTTTTAAAGGGGTTTGGGGCGCGTTGGGTGCCAATCCGGTCGGCTGTTGGCAGGGACAGCCGAAGCATAGGCTTGACGAAAATTCCCGTTGCTCCGACTGCGGTGTGGTCAACTTTCGGAGGGTATCTGTTCCTCGGGCAACTGGCAGCGCTCCCCGCCCGGGGGACGGTCCAGGATGGGGGCAAGCGGTTCGCCCCGGGCCAGACGTCTGGCCAGTTCGAGCTGCTCGGCCCGGCATACGGCCTGGCCGTCGATGGCCGCTCCAAGCACCCGGCGCAGAATATCGGCGTAGCGGGGCCCGGCCTCGACGCCGAGCTTTTTGAGGTCGTTGCCCGTCACCTCCACTCGCTTGTGACGCAACGTGGTCAGGTGCATGGATACGTATTTCTGGAGCGGCTCCCGGGGGTTTCGGGCCATGAGATAGAGCGCGCCCTCAAGGGGCAACGGCTCCAGCAGGAAATAGAGGTCGGACAGCGGCCCCTTGTGATATTCCCAATTGAAAATGCCCTGGGCCGTGTCGCGGATCTGCTGACGAAGCGCGGCGATGTCGCCGGCTACACGCTTGGAGAAATTGAGCCGCCGGGCAATGATGGCAAACTGCTCCGGGTCAAGCCCGGTGCATAGGGCCAGGAAGTAGAGCAACCAGACTTGCGGCTGGGGTTCGATGTAGAGCAGGCGGTACCAGTTGACCACGTTTTCCACCTCCAAGAGCACAGCTTCCTTGGACGGTGTGAGCGCCAGCAGCGGGTGGACGGCGGCCAGCAGCTTATACTCCTGCATCCGGCGCAGGCAGGACAGCGGAGTTTTTTCTTCGAAAATAATCCGTAATTCGTGCATGACCCGGGAACCGGACAGCTTGTGGAAGAAGCTGTGGCGCACGGCGTTCTTGATCAACCGGTCGGTCTGTCCGCCGATCCGAAAGCCGAAGCGTTCGCTGAAGCGGATGGCGCGCACGATGCGGGTCGGGTCTTCGACAAAGCTCAAGGAATGGAGCACCCGCAGCACCCGGTCTTTGATGTCGCGCTGTGCGCCAAAGAAATCCACCAGATCGCCGAAACGATCCGGAGACAGATGCACGGCCAGGGCATTGACCGTAAAATCCCGGCGATAGAGGTCCATTTTGATCGAGGAAAGCTCAACCGTAGGCAGAGCAGCCGGGTATTCGTAGTATTCCAGCCGGGCTGTGGCCACGTCCACGCGCTGGCCGTCGGGCAGAATGATGACGGCTGTTTTGAATTTGGGATGGGCCTTGTAGCGGCCGCCGTAGATCCGGGCCATTGCGGCCGCAAAGGCAATGCCGTCGCCCTCGACCACCAGGTCCACGTCGAAATTGGGGTGTTTGAGCAGCAGGTCCCGGACAAAGCCGCCAACGACATAGACGGCCTGCCCGCGCTCGTGTCCCAACGTACCGGCCTTCTGAAGGAGCTCCAGGAGTTTTTTGGGCAGCCGTTCGCGCAGGATCCCCCCGATATTGCGCTCTTTCTTGCGCTCGGGCAGCAGGGCTTCCGGGATGCGGGCCGGTTCCTTGACCAGGGTGTTGACCAGATCGGTGCGGGTGACGACGCCGGTGAGCTTGCCGTCTTCCACCACCGGAGCAAGGCGCTGGCGGCGGCCAAGGATAATCTCCATGACCGCGTACAGATCGGTGTCCGGGGTAATGAGGGCCGGGTCGCGGATCATGTAGTCGCCGACCGGCACCTCGCCCAGGCCATGATTGATGGCCTTGTCCATGATGTCGTGCTCGATGACTCCGACACACCGCCGGCCGCCTTTGGCCACGACCGGCAGGGCTTTTAGGCCGTAGCGGGTCATGATCTCCTCGGCCCGGCGCATGGTGGCGGTATCCTCAATGGAAACGGCAGGCTTGCTCATGAGTTGTCTGGCGTGGACCTGCGGATTGATCTGGGAATAGAGCAGGCCGAAGAGTTCCTCGCGCACCTGGGTGAGCGTCATGTCCTTGATGGAGGCCGAGGCGGCATAGGGATGGCCGCCGCCGCCAAGCGAGGCGCAAATCTTGCCCACGTCCACGTCTGGCGTGCGCGAGCGGGCGACCAGATGCACCCGGTCGTTCATGAGTCCGATGGCGAAGAGGACGCGCAGGTTCTCCATGTCTAAAAACTTGTGCACGAGCAGGGCGAAATCGCCGATGTACTGATCCGACGTGGCCTCGGCAATGACCACCTCCACGCCGTTTATATCGTGGGTCTGGGCCGTCTCGATGAGTTGGCTCATAATGGTGATCTGCTCTGACGACAGCTCCCGGGTCATGAGGTCGGCAATGACGCCGACGTCCATGCCCCTGGCCCGCAGCCAGGCTGCGGCCGCCAGATCGTGCTCGGTGGTGGAGGCGAAGGTGAACGAGCCTGTATCCTCGTACATGCCAAGGCCGAGGATGGTGGCTTCGTCCGGGGTCAGCGTCAGATCGCGCTCCATGATCTCGGCCATGAGGATGGCCGTAGTGGAGCCCCAGTTCTTGACCACGGAGATTTCGGCCGCCACGTCCTCGTCGGTGTCGGGATGGTGGTCGTAGCAGTGGATGACGAGGCCGGGGGTAGAAAAAACGGCCTCAATGTGCGGCACGCGGGAACGCTGGCGGGTATCGACCATGACGAGCGTGCGCACACTCTCCGGATCAATCTCCTTGAAGCTCTTGAAATTGAACATGTAGGTGGCGCTTTGGATAAAAAAGTGCCGGAGATTTTTTTCCTGGCTGCCCGGAAAGATCAGGGTCGCGCCGGGGTAGAGCTTGCCGGCGGCGATGATGGCGGCCAGACAGTCGAAATCGGCATTGGCGTGGCCGGTGATAATAGTGGGGGCTGCCAGGAGTTCGGGTTTGGACGAGGAGCTCATAGATAAAGTATTGCTTTAACCTTTGTCCCGCTCACGGGACCTGGGGTGATGGGCGCGGTGGACGGCGAGCAGGCGGCCGGCCTGGACATGGGTATAAATTTCCGTGGCGCTGATGTCGGCATGGCCGAGAAGCATCTGCACGGTGCGCAGATCGGCCCCGCCGTCGAGCAGATGGGTGGCAAAGGAATGGCGCAGACTGTGGGGCGAAATGCGGGTGGAGACGTTTGCGGCCAGGGCGTAGCGCTTGATGCCTTTCCAGACCGCCTGCCGAGTGAGTCCCCGGCCGGAGCGGTTGAGAAAGACATGTTGGTCTTTGGGAGAAAACGCGCCGCGCACCGTGGTGATATACGTGGAGAGAAACTCCGTGGCCAGAGCGTGGATGGGGGTCAGGCGCTCCTTGGCCCCCTTGCCGAACACCCGCAGCAACCCGGCCTGGGCGTCGAAATCGCCGAGCGTCAGGCCCACCAGTTCCGAGACGCGAAGGCCGGCGGCGTAGAGCAGCTCGAGCATGGTCCGGTCGCGGTAGCCAAGAGGCGTGGTCGTGTCCGGAGCCTCGAGCAGGCGGGCCATGTCCTCGCGGGACAGGACGTCGGGAAGCAGACGCGGCAACTTGGGGTTTTCGATCAGCGCCGCCGGGGACCCGGGCAGCCAGGACTCGTCGGCGGCAAAGGCGAAAAATCCGCGCAGGGCCGAAAGATGCCGGGCCAGCGAACGACTGGCCAGGCCACGGGAGCGCAGATGCATGAGATAAAGCAGCACGGTCTCGTCGCTCACGCCCTCGAGCGTCCCGGCATGGTCGTTTAAAAAAGTTAAAAAACCTGTGATGTCGGTGGAATAAGCCACGATGGAATGCTCGGACAGCCCCTTGGCCACCACCAGATGTTCCAGGTAGCGGTCGACCCAGGGATGGGCCGGACGGGGAGGGGCAGGGGGCGTCTCATGGGTGGTCATGGGAACAATCAGGTACCTTGGCTCGATTGTGCCCGGCCAAAAACGGACTGCCGGGCAGGGCAGACGGCTTGACACGGGCTTTTGCTCTTCATTACTGTAACCGGCCTGCCGCCGCAAGGCGGGGACACACGCCCAAAGGAGCCGTCATGATCGAATTTCCCATGGCCGACCGCGTGGCCGCGCTGCCTCCGTATCTGTTTGCCGAGATCGACCGCGTCAAGGCCGAAGTCAGGGCCCGTGGCGTGGATATCATTTCCCTTGGCATCGGCGATCCGGATCTGCCCACCCCGGATTTCATCGTCGAGGCCCTGTGCGCCGGAGCGAAAAAGCCCGAAAATCACCAGTATCCCGACTATGTCGGTCTGCTTGCCTTCCGGACAGCCGTGGCCGACTGGTACAAGACCCGCTTTGGCGTAACCCTGGACCCGGCCCGCGAAGTGGTGAGCCTGATCGGCTCCAAGGAAGGCATTGCCCACTTTCCGCTGGCCTTCGTCAACCCCGGCGATCTGGTTATCGTCTGCTCGCCCAACTACCCGGTCTATCCGGTGGCCACGGGCTTTTGCGGCGGCGAGGTCAAGGTGTTGCCGCTCACCGACGCCAATGACTATCTGCCCGATCTCGACAGCCTGACCGAGGCCGAATGGGCCAGGGCCAAGATGATCTTCGTCAATTATCCCAACAATCCCACCTCGGCCGTGGCTCCGCGCGCCTTCTACGAGAAGCTCGTGGCCAAGGCCAAGG
The nucleotide sequence above comes from Desulfovibrio sp. TomC. Encoded proteins:
- a CDS encoding winged helix-turn-helix transcriptional regulator, with amino-acid sequence MRDDRQFPGFAKLMQRGQIFSEKCPSRAVLKHVTSRWGVLLLVALLGGTLRFSDLRRKVNGISEKMLAQTLQWLEGDGFVERISYPVVPPHVEYRLTPLGEEIGRKVEALADWIEVRMPEILAAQQKNRSGKSEK
- a CDS encoding phosphoribosylaminoimidazolesuccinocarboxamide synthase, with translation MHAVIETDIKAYPLLSRGKVRDIYELSPESLLIVTTDRISAYDVIMPDPIPLKGVILNQITLFWMDMFKDLIPNHLLATTTAAFPAPLAPYAEDLAGRAVVAKKAKPLPIECIVRGFITGSGLKDYQATGKVCGHALPAGLVESQILPEPIFTPSTKAELGSHDENITRDAARTLLGTALFDKVEAVSLAMYAKARDFARERGIIIADTKFEFGLLGDELILIDEVLTPDSSRFWPAEGYVAGKSQPSYDKQYLRDWLTSVGFNKQPPAPRLPEDVMARTQEKYLTAYEVLTGKKLA
- the hisD gene encoding histidinol dehydrogenase is translated as MPCPRFTVTGPGDFGPLRSLLATREEAAGDAAQKVERILADVAARGDAALVELTRDFDCKGFAADCLRVTEADIQAGRGAIPAADLAIIEEAAANIRSFHERQKEQSWWVPSADGTMLGQIVTPVDAAGCYVPGGRGGETPLISSLLMNVLPAQVAGVPRIVVVSPPRADGTLNPYILAAAAVCGVTELYRVGSAWAIAALAYGTASIAPVDVVVGPGNIYVTTAKRLLIGRIGIDMIAGPSEIAILADTTANPDWLAADMLSQAEHDPMAAAVCVSDDTTLLDAVCAALTRQLADLPRNDIAATSLRHYGALVAVPDMAVGMDLINAIAPEHFELCVADPWAFVGKVRHAGAVFMGHHCPEPVGDYFAGPNHVLPTMGTARFSSALSVATFTKKTSLIAAAPGYVAAHGAKIARLARLENLEAHARSVECRFKA
- a CDS encoding CBS domain-containing protein — protein: MSSSSKPELLAAPTIITGHANADFDCLAAIIAAGKLYPGATLIFPGSQEKNLRHFFIQSATYMFNFKSFKEIDPESVRTLVMVDTRQRSRVPHIEAVFSTPGLVIHCYDHHPDTDEDVAAEISVVKNWGSTTAILMAEIMERDLTLTPDEATILGLGMYEDTGSFTFASTTEHDLAAAAWLRARGMDVGVIADLMTRELSSEQITIMSQLIETAQTHDINGVEVVIAEATSDQYIGDFALLVHKFLDMENLRVLFAIGLMNDRVHLVARSRTPDVDVGKICASLGGGGHPYAASASIKDMTLTQVREELFGLLYSQINPQVHARQLMSKPAVSIEDTATMRRAEEIMTRYGLKALPVVAKGGRRCVGVIEHDIMDKAINHGLGEVPVGDYMIRDPALITPDTDLYAVMEIILGRRQRLAPVVEDGKLTGVVTRTDLVNTLVKEPARIPEALLPERKKERNIGGILRERLPKKLLELLQKAGTLGHERGQAVYVVGGFVRDLLLKHPNFDVDLVVEGDGIAFAAAMARIYGGRYKAHPKFKTAVIILPDGQRVDVATARLEYYEYPAALPTVELSSIKMDLYRRDFTVNALAVHLSPDRFGDLVDFFGAQRDIKDRVLRVLHSLSFVEDPTRIVRAIRFSERFGFRIGGQTDRLIKNAVRHSFFHKLSGSRVMHELRIIFEEKTPLSCLRRMQEYKLLAAVHPLLALTPSKEAVLLEVENVVNWYRLLYIEPQPQVWLLYFLALCTGLDPEQFAIIARRLNFSKRVAGDIAALRQQIRDTAQGIFNWEYHKGPLSDLYFLLEPLPLEGALYLMARNPREPLQKYVSMHLTTLRHKRVEVTGNDLKKLGVEAGPRYADILRRVLGAAIDGQAVCRAEQLELARRLARGEPLAPILDRPPGGERCQLPEEQIPSES